One region of Pogoniulus pusillus isolate bPogPus1 chromosome 19, bPogPus1.pri, whole genome shotgun sequence genomic DNA includes:
- the PCDH11X gene encoding protocadherin-11 X-linked isoform X3 — translation MDLLSGTYLLAVLVACIVFQSGAQEKNYTVREELPENVLIGNLLKDLNLTLDPDVPLSSPLQFKLVYKTGDVPLVRVEENTGEIFTTANRIDREKLCSGILTENRCFYEVEVAVLPDEVFRLVKIRFLIEDINDNAPLFPSTVINISIPENTAINSRYSVPSAIDPDIGVNGIQHYELLKPKTAPKRTFGSITNDQGQNVFGLDIIETPEGDKWPQLIVQQILDREQKDTYVMKIKVEDGGSPPRSSTAILQVTVTDVNDNRPVFKENDIEVSVPENAPVGTSVSQLHATDADLGSNAQIHFYFSNQISSLAKRLFAIDNTTGLITIREPLDREESSVHKLTVLASDGSSTPSRATVTVNVTDINDNVPSIDTRYIINPVNGTVLLSEKAPLNTKIALITVMDKDADLNGKVTCFTDHDVPFRLKPVFDNQFLLETATFLDYEAMREYAIKIVASDSGKPPLNQSAMLLIRIKDENDNAPVFTQPIIGLSIPENNAPGTQLTKISATDADSGRNAEISYILGSDAPPIFNLDRRTGILTAVRKLDREKQDRYSFTVLAKDNGMPPLQTNATVTVSVLDQNDNSPAFTHNEYNFYVPENLPMYGTVGLITVTDADSGENAAVTLSILNGRDNFIIDPLTGVIRPNITFDREQQGSYTFQVKAVDGGRLQRSSTAKVTINVVDVNDNRPVFVIPSSNYSYELVPTSTSPGSVVTKVFAVDNDTGMNAELRYSIIGGNSRGLFTIDQLTGNITLKEKVITSDHGLHRLVIKVNDLGQPESLYTIALVHLFVNETVTNGSYVQELVRRNMETPVGQNLGDGEITPQTNDYVKIIIAIIAGTMTVILVIFVTALVRCRQTPRHKVVQKNKQSGEWVSPNQENRQIKKKKKKKKRSPKSLLLNFVTIEESKPDDPGHEHINGTLDIPVELEEQTMGKYNWATTPTTFKPDSPDLAKHYKSASPQPTFQIKPETPVPPKKHHVIQELPLDNTFVVGCDSISKCSSSSSDPYSVSECSCQGGFKTPGPIHTRQHTKEVGRPQTPLKEATLEPWTQPQPQRRVTFHLPDGSQESCSDSGLGDHEPTSGASASHPLPLGFPQDEYYEQASPNSRTEGDGNSDPESSLFLPWP, via the exons ATGGACTTGCTGTCTGGAACCTACCTCTTGGCAGTCTTAGTGGCCTGTATTGTATTTCAATCTGGCGCCCAGGAGAAGAATTACACCGTGCGGGAAGAACTGCCTGAAAATGTCCTCATTGGCAACTTGCTCAAGGATCTTAACCTAACGCTGGACCCAGATGTGCCCCTTTCCTCACCACTGCAGTTCAAGCTGGTGTACAAGACTGGGGATGTCCCATTAGTACGGGTGGAGGAGAACACGGGTGAGATATTCACCACTGCTAACCGCATAGACCGGGAGAAGCTGTGCTCCGGCATCCTCACTGAGAATCGCTGCTTCTACGAGGTGGAGGTTGCCGTTTTGCCTGACGAGGTTTTCAGATTGGTCAAGATCAGATTCCTAATAGAGGATATAAATGACAATGCCCCCCTCTTCCCCTCAACAGTTATTAACATCTCTATCCCTGAAAACACAGCGATTAACTCCCGCTATTCTGTGCCGTCTGCCATCGACCCGGACATCGGGGTGAATGGGATCCAACATTATGAGCTCCTTAAG CCCAAAACAGCTCCGAAAAGGACCTTTGGATCCATTACAAACGATCAG GGTCAAAACGTGTTTGGTCTTGATATAATTGAGACGCCTGAGGGAGATAAGTGGCCTCAGCTGATTGTCCAGCAGATCCTGGATAGGGAACAGAAGGATACCTATGTGATGAAAATTAAAGTTGAAGATGGTGGAAGCCCTCCAAGGTCTAGCACCGCCATCTTGCAAGTGACAGTGACTGATGTGAATGACAACCGCCCTGTTTTCAAGGAGAATGACATTGAAGTTAGTGTTCCAGAAAATGCTCCGGTGGGCACCTCCGTTTCTCAGCTCCATGCCACTGATGCAGACCTGGGCTCAAATGCACAAATTCACTTCTATTTCAGTAACCAGATCTCCAGTTTGGCCAAGAGGCTCTTTGCCATCGATAACACCACTGGCCTCATCACTATACGAGAACCACTGGACAGGGAGGAATCTTCTGTCCACAAATTAACCGTTTTGGCCAGTGATGGCAGCTCAACGCCGTCAAGAGCGACAGTGACCGTTAATGTCACGGACATCAATGACAATGTGCCATCGATAGACACGAGGTACATCATCAACCCGGTGAACGGCACGGTGCTCTTGTCTGAGAAGGCTCCCCTCAACACCAAAATCGCGCTGATCACGGTGATGGACAAGGATGCGGATCTGAACGGAAAGGTGACTTGTTTTACGGACCACGATGTCCCTTTCAGGCTAAAGCCGGTGTTCGATAACCAGTTCCTGCTGGAGACAGCCACCTTTCTAGACTATGAAGCCATGCGGGAATATGCCATTAAAATAGTGGCTTCGGATTCAGGGAAACCTCCCTTGAACCAGTCTGCAATGCTTCTGATCAGAATTAAGGACGAGAATGACAATGCCCCAGTCTTCACACAGCCCATCATTGGCCTTTCCATCCCTGAAAACAATGCTCCTGGTACGCAGCTGACCAAGATAAGTGCTACGGACGCTGACAGTGGGCGCAATGCTGAGATCAGCTATATCCTGGGTTCTGATGCACCCCCGATCTTTAACCTTGACCGCCGTACAGGCATCTTGACAGCAGTGAGAAAGCTGGACAGAGAAAAGCAAGACAGGTACTCCTTTACTGTGCTGGCTAAGGATAATGGGATGCCACCCTTGCAGACCAATGCTACTGTGACAGTGTCAGTCCTGGACCAGAACGATAACAGCCCTGCTTTCACACATAATGAATATAATTTCTATGTGCCAGAAAACTTACCCATGTATGGCACAGTGGGGCTTATCACAGTTACAGATGCTGACTCGGGAGAGAATGCTGCAGTCACACTGTCTATATTAAATGGTAGAGATAATTTCATTATAGATCCACTTACTGGTGTTATAAGACCTAATATTACCTTTGATAGGGAACAGCAGGGATCATACACATTCCAGGTGAAAGCTGTGGACGGAGGAAGACTGCAGCGTTCCTCAACTGCCAAAGTGACCATCAATGTTGTTGATGTAAATGACAATAGGCCTGTTTTTGTCATTCCTTCATCTAACTATTCCTATGAGTTGGTTCCAACGTCTACCAGTCCGGGGTCTGTAGTCACTAAAGTCTTTGCAGTTGATAATGACACAGGAATGAATGCAGAACTCCGCTATAGCATCATAGGTGGGAACTCGAGGGGCTTGTTTACAATTGACCAATTAACAGGCAATATTACTTTGAAAGAAAAGGTAATTACATCAGATCATGGCTTGCACAGGCTAGTGATAAAAGTCAATGACCTAGGACAGCCAGAGTCTCTTTATACTATTGCTCTGGTGCATTTGTTTGTGAACGAGACAGTCACCAACGGTTCCTATGTGCAGGAGCTAGTGCGCAGGAATATGGAAACTCCGGTTGGCCAAAATCTTGGGGATGGAGAGATAACCCCGCAGACCAATGATTATGTCAAGATCATCATTGCCATTATTGCAGGCACGATGACAGTGATTCTGGTAATTTTTGTTACTGCTTTAGTACGCTGCCGCCAGACACCTAGGCACAAGGTTGTCCAAAAAAACAAGCAGAGCGGCGAATGGGTTTCTCCAAACCAAGAGAACAGGCAGatcaagaagaagaagaagaagaagaagcggTCACCAAAAAGTCTCCTCCTCAACTTTGTGACTATTGAAGAATCTAAGCCTGATGATCCTGGCCACGAGCACATAAATGGCACTTTAGACATTCCTGTAGAGCTAGAAGAGCAGACTATGGGAAAATATAACTGGGCCACCACACCGACCACATTTAAGCCCGACAGCCCGGATTTAGCAAAGCACTACAAGTCTGCTTCACCGCAGCCTACCTTTCAAATTAAACCTGAGACTCCTGTACCCCCCAAGAAGCACCATGTCATTCAGGAACTGCCTCTAGATAACACCTTTGTGGTGGGCTGTGACTCAATTTCCAAGTGCTCGTCAAGCAGCTCGGACCCTTACAGTGTTTCTGAATGCAGCTGTCAAGGAGGCTTCAAGACCCCAGGCCCCATACACACCAGACAG